A single genomic interval of Candidatus Bipolaricaulis anaerobius harbors:
- a CDS encoding CxxC-x17-CxxC domain-containing protein, with the protein MTYERRKMYNVSHLGLTCADCGAKIEELPFEPKTDRPVYCQKCARNRRRDNPRALR; encoded by the coding sequence ATGACCTACGAGCGGCGCAAGATGTACAACGTGAGCCATTTGGGGCTCACCTGTGCGGACTGCGGTGCGAAGATCGAGGAGCTCCCCTTCGAGCCCAAGACCGATCGCCCGGTTTACTGCCAGAAGTGTGCTCGCAATCGTCGACGCGATAATCCGCGCGCCCTGCGGTAA
- a CDS encoding DegV family protein, whose product MAKVLTGSVSGVPAEVAERFGLGLVPYYVTYAGKTWNELEMDRVDLYRWMRESTGFPTTSQPTREDFLAAFERAAQESPAVIYICLSSRYSKAYAVATGVKEELRTRLPELAVDIIDSRTGAAGHGLVALEMARLAQQGLSREELLGRWEEVRARSRCFAVLDTLKYLARGGRIHHAQAWLGSILRVKPVLTYSDEGETIPVTRVRTAAQGLEFIVEEARRHLEERKATGVRFVVDDADNAEWTEEVRERLEREFAPEEILRWTMSPVVGAHTGPGSWGVAWYPVP is encoded by the coding sequence ATGGCCAAGGTGCTCACGGGAAGCGTGAGCGGCGTCCCCGCGGAGGTGGCCGAGCGGTTTGGGCTCGGTCTCGTCCCCTACTACGTCACCTATGCCGGGAAGACGTGGAATGAGCTCGAGATGGACAGGGTGGACCTCTACCGCTGGATGCGGGAGTCAACTGGTTTTCCCACCACCTCTCAGCCCACCCGCGAGGACTTCCTCGCGGCGTTTGAGCGGGCGGCCCAGGAATCCCCGGCCGTCATCTACATCTGCCTCTCCTCCCGCTACTCCAAGGCCTATGCCGTGGCCACGGGGGTGAAGGAGGAACTCCGGACGAGGCTCCCCGAGCTCGCTGTGGACATCATCGACTCCCGGACCGGAGCCGCTGGGCATGGCCTGGTGGCCCTGGAGATGGCCCGCCTGGCCCAACAGGGCCTCTCCCGGGAGGAGCTCCTCGGGCGGTGGGAGGAGGTCCGGGCCCGGAGCAGGTGCTTCGCGGTCCTCGACACGCTCAAGTACCTGGCCCGCGGCGGCCGGATCCACCACGCCCAGGCCTGGCTGGGCTCCATCCTCCGGGTGAAGCCGGTCCTCACTTACTCCGACGAGGGGGAGACGATCCCCGTGACCCGGGTCCGCACCGCGGCCCAGGGGCTGGAGTTCATCGTGGAGGAGGCCCGCCGCCACCTCGAGGAGAGGAAGGCGACCGGGGTGCGGTTCGTCGTCGATGACGCCGACAACGCGGAGTGGACGGAGGAGGTCCGGGAGCGGCTCGAGCGGGAGTTCGCCCCGGAGGAGATCCTGCGGTGGACCATGAGCCCGGTGGTGGGGGCGCACACCGGCCCGGGGAGCTGGGGCGTGGCCTGGTACCCGGTGCCCTGA
- a CDS encoding glycerol-3-phosphate acyltransferase, whose translation MEASLGVGAVVLGYLLGSLPGALIVGKLRGVNPRTVGTGNPGAANVYRKLGRGWGILVGCWDAVKGILPVWIARALGVGPWWAAAAAAAAVAGHNWPLFFHFRGGKGVATTLGAALALDPLAFAIAFSAFAGVFILLALTPAAPLKVPWGAGAFSVAFLILEALTGGSALLFAVAAPTMMLAAQRHAIRRSFAAVRQRRRERRE comes from the coding sequence ATGGAAGCAAGCTTAGGGGTGGGGGCGGTGGTGCTCGGGTACCTGTTGGGCTCGCTCCCGGGGGCCCTCATCGTGGGAAAGCTTCGGGGGGTGAACCCGCGCACGGTGGGGACAGGGAACCCGGGGGCGGCGAACGTGTACCGGAAGCTCGGCCGGGGCTGGGGAATCCTCGTCGGCTGTTGGGATGCGGTGAAGGGGATTTTGCCGGTGTGGATCGCCAGGGCCCTGGGGGTAGGGCCATGGTGGGCCGCGGCGGCGGCCGCCGCGGCTGTGGCTGGCCACAACTGGCCCCTCTTCTTCCACTTCCGAGGTGGAAAGGGAGTGGCAACGACGCTCGGGGCTGCACTGGCGTTGGATCCCCTGGCCTTCGCCATCGCCTTCTCCGCGTTCGCCGGGGTCTTCATCCTCCTCGCCCTCACCCCCGCCGCTCCGCTGAAGGTCCCCTGGGGGGCGGGGGCGTTCTCCGTAGCGTTCCTCATCCTGGAGGCGCTTACGGGTGGCTCGGCCCTCCTGTTCGCCGTTGCGGCCCCCACCATGATGCTCGCGGCCCAACGTCACGCCATCCGCAGGTCGTTCGCCGCTGTCCGCCAGCGTCGGCGGGAGAGGAGGGAATGA
- a CDS encoding DAK2 domain-containing protein — protein MSRPRGVRGEARRATITGPCVREAMERAVRHLAEHEELINALNVFPVPDGDTGTNMVLTVQSAVDGLRELGDASLGKTLEVMASRALLGARGNSGVILAQYLVGLSQGVDSHRASWQTWAEALARATDEAYRAVAEPKEGTILTLMRAVAEEAKRLQGKPLPAAALALLSRANEALAQTQEMLPELAEAGVVDSGGLGYLFALRGFVEQVVGETEMAEPLRALLEENRERMEAYTAARREPAPDAPALRDTPSTRFCLQFILQGEDLPLGEIRERLSRETASVVVVGGPTMAHVHVHTNDPDSALGIGATYGEVGRVKLDDIHRQYHDFVFGTKGEVTGPVALIAVVNGEGLAEIARGLGATEVIVADKMNPAVGELLEAIGRVPQAQVVILPNNENGILVAQHAAQLSEKEVRVVPTTTIPQGLAALLAAEGDLASTVAKIEGAMGRVRTGEVTTSIRRTNLNGLPIQAGEYLAIWDSSPMSTGKTPEEALLRSLPQVLGQESLLTLFYGREVTNAQAMGLADAIRGQFPNLEVQIYYGGQPYHHYIVALE, from the coding sequence ATGAGCCGTCCACGCGGGGTTAGGGGGGAGGCCAGGCGGGCAACGATCACCGGGCCGTGCGTCCGCGAGGCGATGGAGCGCGCCGTTCGGCACCTCGCGGAGCACGAGGAGCTCATCAATGCCCTCAACGTGTTCCCCGTGCCCGATGGGGATACGGGGACGAACATGGTGCTCACCGTGCAGTCGGCGGTGGACGGGCTGCGGGAGCTGGGGGACGCTTCCCTCGGGAAGACCCTGGAGGTGATGGCGTCCCGGGCCCTCCTCGGGGCGCGGGGCAACTCCGGGGTGATCCTGGCCCAGTACCTGGTCGGGCTGAGCCAGGGGGTTGATTCCCACCGCGCCAGCTGGCAGACGTGGGCGGAGGCGCTCGCCCGGGCGACCGACGAGGCGTACCGGGCGGTGGCCGAGCCGAAAGAGGGGACGATCCTCACCCTGATGCGCGCCGTGGCGGAGGAGGCGAAGCGCCTCCAGGGTAAGCCCCTCCCTGCGGCGGCCCTCGCCCTCCTCTCCCGGGCCAATGAGGCCCTCGCCCAGACCCAGGAGATGCTGCCCGAGCTCGCCGAGGCGGGGGTGGTCGACTCCGGTGGCCTCGGGTACCTGTTCGCGCTCCGGGGGTTCGTGGAGCAGGTGGTGGGGGAGACCGAGATGGCGGAGCCCCTGCGAGCCCTGTTGGAGGAGAACCGCGAGAGGATGGAGGCCTACACCGCGGCCCGCCGGGAACCCGCCCCGGATGCTCCCGCCCTGCGGGATACCCCCTCCACCCGGTTCTGCCTCCAGTTCATCCTCCAGGGAGAGGACCTCCCCCTGGGGGAGATCCGGGAGCGCTTGAGCCGGGAGACGGCGTCGGTGGTGGTGGTCGGGGGGCCGACCATGGCCCATGTCCACGTCCATACCAACGATCCGGACAGTGCCCTCGGGATCGGCGCCACCTATGGGGAGGTGGGCCGGGTGAAACTGGACGATATCCACCGCCAGTACCACGATTTCGTGTTCGGGACCAAGGGTGAGGTCACGGGCCCCGTAGCCCTGATCGCGGTGGTCAATGGGGAGGGGCTGGCGGAGATCGCCCGGGGGTTGGGGGCAACGGAGGTCATCGTGGCGGACAAGATGAACCCCGCGGTGGGGGAGCTGTTGGAGGCGATCGGGCGAGTCCCCCAGGCCCAGGTGGTGATCCTGCCCAATAACGAGAACGGCATCCTGGTGGCCCAACATGCGGCCCAGCTCTCGGAGAAAGAGGTGCGGGTGGTTCCCACGACGACGATCCCCCAGGGGCTGGCCGCTCTCCTCGCCGCCGAGGGGGACCTGGCCTCCACCGTGGCCAAGATAGAGGGGGCGATGGGACGGGTGAGGACCGGGGAGGTGACCACGTCCATCCGCCGCACCAACCTCAACGGGCTTCCGATCCAGGCCGGGGAGTATCTCGCCATCTGGGACTCTTCCCCCATGTCCACCGGGAAAACCCCGGAGGAGGCGCTCCTCCGGTCCTTGCCCCAGGTGCTCGGGCAAGAGTCCCTCCTCACCCTGTTCTACGGGCGGGAGGTCACCAACGCCCAGGCGATGGGGCTTGCCGATGCGATCCGGGGCCAGTTCCCCAACCTCGAGGTCCAGATCTACTACGGGGGGCAGCCCTACCATCACTACATCGTTGCCCTGGAGTGA
- a CDS encoding methyltransferase domain-containing protein — MSGDLLGAALAARAGARAMVLTGGIGVGKTRAVLTLAGDLRRQHLRVGGVASPWALVGGETVGYRVRDLTTGEEHPLCSRPAPGLPSCRFTFSPEGLAFANAVLARATREAEVIVVDEVGPLELSGGGFTPGLRAALGSPAFLILTTRPALVDEVRAWAGLAGVPTIELGERPPALRTLAETQHLFDAAAEHCARPTGSTGPLTGYADSLARAATLVTIAPGERILDIGIGTGAFACRVAVPGVEVWGVDPSPTMLTRCQKEHPDYHLREGHFLALPVPDGAFHAVLSSFAFHHLAPTEYEPAFAEITRVLEPGRRFALLDILFTTEQAREEARVILGDLWDDEETYPLTAEVVQAAESAGAVDVAPHRVGRLHWAITGTRPHSPVSRARRSPAA, encoded by the coding sequence TTGAGCGGGGACCTCCTCGGGGCCGCCCTCGCCGCCCGGGCGGGAGCGCGGGCGATGGTCCTCACTGGGGGAATCGGCGTCGGGAAGACCCGTGCCGTCCTCACGCTCGCTGGCGACCTCCGGCGCCAGCACCTCCGCGTGGGGGGCGTCGCCTCGCCGTGGGCCCTCGTCGGTGGGGAGACGGTCGGGTACCGGGTGCGCGACCTCACCACGGGAGAGGAGCACCCCCTGTGCTCGCGCCCGGCCCCGGGGCTCCCGTCCTGTCGGTTCACCTTCTCCCCGGAGGGGCTCGCCTTCGCCAACGCCGTGCTTGCGCGGGCGACACGGGAGGCCGAGGTGATCGTGGTGGATGAGGTCGGTCCCCTCGAGCTCTCCGGAGGAGGGTTCACCCCTGGACTGCGGGCCGCCCTCGGATCACCGGCGTTCCTCATCCTCACCACGCGGCCCGCGCTTGTGGACGAGGTCCGGGCCTGGGCCGGCCTGGCAGGAGTCCCGACGATCGAGCTGGGCGAGCGCCCCCCCGCGCTGCGCACGCTGGCGGAGACGCAACACCTGTTCGATGCCGCGGCTGAACACTGCGCCCGCCCCACGGGGAGCACAGGCCCCCTCACCGGCTACGCGGATTCACTTGCCCGGGCGGCGACGCTTGTCACCATCGCGCCTGGGGAGAGGATCCTCGACATCGGAATCGGGACCGGTGCCTTCGCGTGCCGGGTCGCTGTGCCTGGGGTCGAGGTGTGGGGCGTGGATCCGTCCCCCACAATGCTCACCCGGTGCCAGAAGGAGCATCCCGACTACCACCTCCGCGAGGGCCACTTCCTCGCCCTCCCCGTCCCGGACGGGGCGTTCCACGCCGTCCTCTCCAGCTTCGCCTTCCACCACCTCGCGCCCACGGAGTACGAACCAGCGTTCGCCGAGATCACGCGCGTGCTAGAGCCCGGCAGGCGGTTTGCCCTCCTCGATATCCTGTTCACGACCGAACAGGCAAGAGAGGAGGCCCGCGTCATCCTCGGCGATCTATGGGACGACGAAGAGACCTATCCCCTCACTGCCGAAGTCGTCCAGGCGGCAGAGAGCGCCGGCGCGGTGGATGTCGCCCCCCATCGCGTGGGCCGGCTCCACTGGGCCATCACCGGTACAAGGCCCCATAGCCCCGTGAGCCGGGCCCGTCGGTCCCCCGCGGCGTAG
- a CDS encoding heavy metal translocating P-type ATPase codes for MGDGGVSSARADYCVVVAPLVVRAVRPKPEPTMVWKKNYTRRTTMPHSRLSLPIRGMTCASCAAHVERALARVPGVASAEVNLATERATVDLGEDVPLSSLVRAVRDAGYDVPVETLTLAISGMTCASCAAHVEAALAGVAGVVAATVNLTTGRATVAFLPGLAEPSDLISAVAAAGYEAHPADAVAPPDEAERRTRESRLRMRLAWALTVPIILWMIPDMFWGVMWPTPAAFNAGMILLALPALAVGHRTYRSALAAVRHRSANMDTLIALGTTVSFLTGPASFFTPLANYAGVAAMIMAFHLTGRHVEETAKGRASRAIRRLVELGANTARVLREGAEVEVPIEAVQVGDMIVVRPGEKIPTDGVVIEGESAVDESMATGESMPVEKRPGQEVIGATVNQDGLLTIRATRVGRETFLSQVIRLVEEAQGSKVPIQELADRVTAIFVPLILALALLTILLWIVAPGAMRPLVTAGSFLPWVNPDLGPIPLALLSAVAVLVIACPCALGLATPTALMVGSGIGAERGILIRSGEALQALRAVRVVAFDKTGTITKGQPEVTDLVPAAGVATADLLRMAAAAEQGSEHPLGKAIVRRAGAEGMTIPRAREFQAVRGKGVIAQVDGQEVVVGSRYLLAERGVDPSPLAEALRQLEGEAKTAVLVAAGGRPLGAIAVADTPKEDASRAIEELRRMGLHTVIVTGDNRRTAAAIAREVGIAEVRAEVLPDGKAGEVRRLQEAFGLVAFVGDGINDAPALAQADVGIAIGTGTDIAIEASDVTLVRGELTSVVQAIRLSRATFRVIRQNLFWALAYNVVMIPLALIGWMHPILAEATMATSSVSVVTNSIRLRRARI; via the coding sequence ATGGGCGATGGCGGAGTATCATCGGCCCGCGCGGACTACTGCGTGGTGGTCGCACCCCTCGTGGTGAGGGCAGTGCGGCCGAAGCCAGAGCCGACCATGGTGTGGAAGAAGAACTACACGAGGAGAACCACGATGCCCCACTCTCGCCTCTCTCTCCCCATCCGGGGGATGACCTGCGCCTCGTGCGCGGCCCACGTGGAGCGGGCCCTCGCACGCGTCCCCGGCGTCGCCTCCGCCGAGGTGAACTTGGCCACAGAGCGGGCCACGGTGGACCTCGGGGAGGACGTGCCCCTCTCCTCCCTCGTCCGGGCGGTCCGGGACGCTGGCTACGACGTGCCGGTGGAGACGCTCACCCTCGCCATCAGCGGGATGACCTGTGCCTCGTGCGCGGCCCACGTGGAGGCGGCCTTGGCCGGGGTCGCGGGGGTCGTCGCGGCGACCGTGAACCTGACCACGGGGCGGGCCACCGTGGCGTTCCTCCCTGGACTCGCCGAGCCAAGCGACCTCATCTCCGCCGTGGCCGCGGCGGGATACGAGGCCCATCCAGCGGATGCGGTGGCCCCACCGGATGAAGCGGAGCGCAGGACGAGAGAAAGCCGGCTCCGAATGCGCCTCGCGTGGGCCCTGACCGTCCCCATCATCCTGTGGATGATCCCCGACATGTTCTGGGGCGTGATGTGGCCCACCCCGGCTGCCTTCAACGCGGGGATGATCCTCCTCGCGCTGCCCGCCTTGGCAGTGGGCCACCGTACCTACCGCTCTGCCCTCGCCGCGGTGCGGCACCGCTCCGCGAACATGGACACCCTCATCGCCCTCGGCACGACCGTCTCGTTCCTCACCGGCCCGGCGTCGTTCTTCACCCCGCTCGCCAACTACGCCGGCGTGGCGGCGATGATCATGGCGTTCCACCTCACCGGCCGTCACGTGGAGGAGACGGCCAAGGGCCGCGCCTCCCGGGCGATCCGGAGGCTGGTGGAGCTTGGGGCGAACACGGCCCGCGTCCTCCGCGAGGGAGCGGAGGTCGAGGTGCCGATCGAAGCCGTCCAGGTCGGGGACATGATCGTCGTCCGCCCCGGGGAGAAGATCCCCACCGATGGGGTCGTGATCGAGGGCGAGAGCGCAGTGGACGAATCCATGGCCACCGGCGAGTCCATGCCCGTGGAGAAGAGGCCTGGGCAGGAGGTCATCGGGGCCACGGTGAACCAAGACGGTCTCCTCACGATCCGGGCGACGCGGGTGGGGAGGGAGACGTTCCTCTCCCAGGTGATCCGGCTCGTGGAGGAGGCGCAGGGCTCGAAGGTCCCCATCCAGGAGCTCGCCGATCGGGTGACCGCCATATTCGTCCCCCTGATCCTCGCACTTGCCCTGCTCACCATCCTCCTGTGGATCGTCGCCCCGGGGGCGATGCGGCCCCTCGTGACAGCCGGGTCCTTCCTGCCGTGGGTGAACCCCGACCTCGGACCCATCCCGCTCGCCCTCCTGTCAGCGGTGGCCGTGCTCGTCATCGCTTGCCCGTGCGCCCTTGGCCTCGCCACTCCCACCGCGCTGATGGTGGGAAGCGGGATCGGGGCTGAGCGGGGCATCCTCATCCGCTCTGGGGAAGCCCTCCAGGCCCTCCGTGCCGTGCGCGTGGTGGCGTTCGATAAGACGGGGACGATCACAAAGGGCCAGCCGGAGGTGACGGACCTCGTCCCCGCCGCGGGCGTGGCGACGGCGGACCTCCTGCGGATGGCGGCCGCGGCCGAGCAGGGGAGCGAGCACCCGCTGGGGAAGGCGATCGTGCGGCGAGCCGGCGCCGAAGGAATGACGATCCCCCGGGCACGGGAGTTCCAAGCCGTGCGGGGGAAGGGCGTGATCGCCCAGGTGGATGGGCAGGAGGTGGTCGTGGGATCGCGGTACCTCCTCGCGGAGCGGGGCGTGGACCCGTCTCCCCTCGCCGAGGCGCTGCGCCAGCTGGAGGGGGAGGCGAAGACGGCGGTCCTGGTGGCAGCGGGCGGGCGCCCCCTCGGCGCGATCGCCGTGGCGGACACGCCGAAAGAGGACGCTTCACGTGCCATAGAAGAACTGCGCCGAATGGGCCTCCACACGGTGATCGTGACCGGAGACAACCGCCGCACCGCCGCAGCGATCGCGCGCGAGGTGGGGATCGCGGAGGTGCGGGCGGAGGTCCTGCCCGACGGCAAGGCGGGCGAGGTGCGTCGGCTCCAGGAGGCGTTCGGCCTGGTGGCGTTCGTCGGGGACGGGATCAACGATGCCCCCGCCCTCGCCCAGGCCGATGTGGGGATCGCCATCGGCACCGGCACCGACATCGCCATCGAGGCAAGCGACGTGACCCTCGTGCGCGGTGAGCTGACCTCCGTCGTCCAGGCGATCCGCCTCTCCCGCGCTACGTTCCGCGTGATCCGCCAGAACCTGTTCTGGGCGCTTGCCTACAATGTGGTGATGATCCCACTGGCGCTGATCGGCTGGATGCACCCCATCCTGGCGGAGGCCACGATGGCAACCTCTTCGGTATCCGTGGTGACGAACTCCATCCGCCTCCGCCGGGCCCGGATCTAG
- a CDS encoding XdhC family protein: MESRILARASDAASRGERAVLVTLVGVEGPAPRAPGARMLVFADGRSEGTIGGGSLEAHAIERAQGLLLTGGTELETLDLTDRGLKCGRGKATLFYEVLSPEPELAIFGAGHVGRALARLAQEVAAFPVTVYAGRGEESTEFAAVRPVPGFKGIPALPSPSYAVICTDSHATDLDVARQVLRQDPGPAYVGMLGSQAKSAEIRTQLERDGIPPQRIADLHCPVGLPLGGRSPGLVALSILAEVVAFHHSQLAAAQARLTGRGP; this comes from the coding sequence GTGGAGAGCCGCATCCTCGCTCGGGCGAGCGACGCCGCTTCCCGCGGGGAGCGAGCCGTCTTGGTGACGCTCGTCGGCGTGGAGGGGCCGGCCCCCCGCGCGCCGGGGGCGCGGATGCTCGTGTTCGCCGATGGGAGGAGCGAAGGGACGATCGGCGGCGGGTCGCTCGAGGCGCACGCGATCGAACGGGCCCAAGGCCTCCTCCTGACGGGCGGCACCGAGCTCGAGACCCTCGACCTGACCGACCGCGGGCTCAAGTGCGGGCGGGGGAAGGCGACCCTGTTCTACGAGGTCCTCTCCCCTGAGCCAGAGCTCGCCATCTTCGGCGCTGGCCATGTCGGCCGGGCCCTCGCCCGGCTCGCCCAGGAGGTGGCCGCCTTCCCGGTGACCGTATACGCGGGGCGCGGCGAGGAGAGCACGGAGTTCGCCGCGGTGCGCCCGGTGCCGGGGTTCAAGGGGATCCCCGCTCTCCCTTCCCCGAGCTACGCCGTCATCTGTACCGATTCCCATGCCACGGACCTCGACGTCGCCCGACAGGTCCTCCGTCAGGACCCGGGCCCGGCCTACGTGGGCATGCTCGGGTCGCAGGCGAAGTCGGCCGAGATCCGGACCCAGCTCGAACGGGACGGGATCCCACCCCAGCGGATCGCCGACCTGCACTGTCCGGTCGGACTCCCCCTGGGCGGCCGCTCCCCGGGCCTCGTCGCGCTCTCGATCCTCGCGGAGGTGGTGGCGTTCCACCACAGCCAGCTCGCCGCTGCCCAGGCGCGGCTCACGGGGCGAGGACCTTGA
- a CDS encoding ferritin family protein — translation MPEFGSSFSGLASARKLTQAELVRAIRFMIAAEYEAIQLYTQLAESTDHELAIAVLRDIADEERVHAGEFLRLLRELAPDEEGFYAAGEREVEEEMNRS, via the coding sequence ATGCCTGAATTTGGATCGTCGTTTTCAGGGTTAGCGAGCGCGAGGAAGCTGACGCAGGCGGAGCTTGTCCGTGCGATCCGGTTCATGATCGCGGCGGAGTACGAGGCGATCCAGCTGTACACGCAGCTCGCCGAGTCCACCGACCACGAGCTTGCGATCGCGGTGCTGAGGGACATCGCTGATGAGGAGCGCGTCCACGCGGGCGAGTTCCTGCGGCTCCTGCGGGAGCTGGCCCCCGACGAGGAGGGGTTCTACGCCGCGGGAGAAAGGGAAGTGGAAGAGGAGATGAACCGCTCGTAG
- a CDS encoding pyridoxamine 5'-phosphate oxidase family protein: MDEEAEGKLWEIVEESEIGLLITNAEGYPRMRPMTVIAYDEDGNVWFATSRSSHKVEEIARNPRATACFLNLEGGAHAQIFGEAEIVDDPDLKKELWDEEWGEYWEGPSDPDYALLALHGKRAEYYLLDEDELWVVEFEG, from the coding sequence ATGGACGAAGAAGCGGAGGGCAAGCTGTGGGAGATCGTCGAGGAGAGCGAGATCGGCCTCCTCATCACGAATGCCGAGGGCTATCCGCGCATGCGGCCGATGACGGTCATCGCCTATGATGAGGACGGGAACGTCTGGTTCGCCACGAGCAGGTCGTCGCATAAGGTGGAGGAGATCGCGCGCAACCCCCGGGCGACGGCGTGCTTCCTCAACCTGGAGGGGGGAGCCCATGCCCAGATCTTCGGCGAGGCCGAGATCGTGGATGACCCAGATCTCAAGAAGGAGCTGTGGGACGAGGAGTGGGGCGAGTACTGGGAGGGGCCGTCCGACCCTGACTACGCCCTCCTCGCCCTGCACGGGAAGCGCGCCGAGTACTACCTCCTCGACGAAGACGAGCTGTGGGTGGTGGAGTTTGAGGGCTAG
- a CDS encoding PadR family transcriptional regulator translates to MSHLEAEDTPPGCCSGSRDGHECCPPGGARVRGFTHCWLLLQLARGPAHGYELLERMAADAPGTDPGYLYRTLRGFEDEGLVRSSWDTSGSGPARRIYAITDQGWDYLRAWSVHIRRTRDQLDRFLNDYAALTHGQGGENDV, encoded by the coding sequence ATGAGTCACTTAGAAGCGGAGGACACTCCTCCGGGCTGCTGCAGCGGGTCCCGCGACGGGCACGAGTGCTGCCCTCCCGGGGGAGCACGGGTGCGCGGGTTCACCCATTGCTGGCTCCTCCTCCAACTCGCGCGGGGCCCTGCCCACGGGTACGAGCTCCTGGAACGGATGGCCGCGGACGCCCCCGGAACCGATCCGGGGTACCTCTACCGGACCCTGCGCGGGTTCGAGGATGAGGGCCTGGTTCGCTCGTCGTGGGACACCAGTGGCAGCGGGCCCGCCCGACGGATATACGCGATCACCGATCAGGGCTGGGACTACCTCCGCGCCTGGTCCGTCCACATCCGCCGCACCCGCGACCAGCTCGATCGTTTCCTGAACGACTACGCGGCCCTCACCCATGGGCAAGGAGGTGAGAACGATGTGTGA